The following are encoded together in the Paludisphaera mucosa genome:
- the lepA gene encoding translation elongation factor 4, whose product MAFDPKYIRNFSIVAHIDHGKSTLADQLLLQSGAISQREFREQLLDDMDLERERGITIKARAVAINYVLDGRNYELNLIDTPGHVDFHYEVSRSLAACEGAILLVDATQGVQAQTVANAYLAVGNDLTIVPALNKIDMQAARPDEIKEEIMTTLGIDPSEVLSVSGKTGAGVPDLFRAIIERVPPPSGDPSKPLRALIFDSKFSDFQGVVVYVRVVDGVLKVGQKIRLMAEGTDFEVIGLGRFRPREIACDELGVGQVGYVVANIKKLSDVRVGDTVTQVPNPATESLPGYQEPVQVVFCGLFPASHNQFDDLRTALQKLALNDSSFTFEPETSDALGFGFRCGFLGMLHMEIVQQRLERESNLALVQTAPNVTYEILTKKGETLHISNPTRIPDPGEIEEFREPIAKINFILPTDAIGAIMQLCEDRRGTYIKTEYLSSARAILTYELPLAEMIYDLYDKLKSATRGYGTMDYELIGFHADDLCRLDILVAGQKVDALSIVVHRAHADRRGRKLVKKLRAEIDRHQFEVAIQAAIGSRVVARETISALRKNVTAKCYGGDISRKRKLLEKQKEGKKRMKQVGNVEISQEAFLSVLDDSED is encoded by the coding sequence ATGGCCTTCGATCCCAAGTACATCCGCAATTTCTCCATCGTCGCCCACATCGACCACGGCAAGAGCACCCTGGCCGACCAGCTCCTTTTGCAGTCGGGGGCCATCAGCCAGCGCGAGTTCCGCGAGCAACTCCTCGACGACATGGACCTGGAGCGGGAGCGGGGGATCACCATCAAGGCCCGCGCCGTGGCGATCAACTACGTCCTCGACGGCCGCAACTACGAGCTGAACCTGATCGACACCCCCGGGCACGTCGACTTCCACTACGAGGTCTCGCGGAGCCTCGCCGCCTGCGAGGGCGCCATCCTCCTCGTCGACGCCACCCAGGGCGTCCAGGCCCAGACGGTCGCCAACGCCTACCTCGCGGTGGGCAACGACCTGACGATCGTCCCCGCGCTCAACAAGATCGACATGCAGGCGGCCCGGCCCGACGAGATCAAGGAAGAGATCATGACCACGCTGGGGATCGACCCCAGCGAGGTCCTCTCGGTCAGCGGCAAGACCGGGGCCGGCGTCCCCGACCTCTTCCGGGCCATCATCGAGCGCGTGCCGCCGCCCTCGGGCGATCCGTCCAAGCCCCTGCGGGCCCTCATCTTCGACTCGAAGTTCAGCGACTTCCAGGGCGTCGTCGTCTACGTCCGGGTCGTCGACGGCGTGCTCAAGGTGGGCCAGAAGATCCGCCTGATGGCCGAGGGGACCGACTTCGAGGTCATCGGCCTGGGCCGGTTCCGACCCCGCGAGATCGCCTGCGACGAGCTGGGGGTCGGCCAGGTCGGCTACGTCGTCGCCAACATCAAGAAGCTCTCCGACGTCCGCGTCGGCGACACCGTCACCCAGGTCCCCAACCCGGCGACGGAGAGCCTCCCGGGCTACCAGGAGCCCGTGCAGGTCGTCTTCTGCGGCCTCTTCCCGGCCTCGCACAACCAGTTCGACGACCTCCGCACCGCGCTCCAGAAGCTCGCCCTCAACGACAGCAGCTTCACGTTCGAGCCCGAGACGTCGGACGCCCTCGGCTTCGGCTTCCGCTGCGGCTTCCTGGGCATGCTCCACATGGAGATCGTCCAGCAGCGGCTGGAACGCGAGAGCAACCTCGCCCTCGTCCAGACCGCGCCCAACGTGACCTACGAGATCCTGACCAAGAAGGGCGAGACGCTCCACATCTCGAACCCGACCCGGATCCCGGACCCCGGCGAGATCGAGGAGTTCCGCGAGCCCATCGCCAAGATCAACTTCATCCTGCCGACCGACGCCATCGGCGCGATCATGCAGCTATGCGAGGATCGCCGCGGCACCTACATCAAGACCGAATATCTCTCGAGCGCGCGGGCGATCCTGACGTACGAGCTGCCGCTCGCCGAGATGATCTACGACCTCTACGACAAGCTCAAGAGCGCGACCCGCGGCTACGGGACGATGGACTACGAGTTGATCGGCTTCCACGCCGACGACCTCTGCCGGCTCGACATTCTGGTCGCCGGCCAGAAGGTCGACGCCCTCTCGATCGTCGTCCACCGGGCGCACGCCGACCGTCGCGGCCGGAAGCTGGTCAAGAAGCTGCGGGCCGAGATCGACCGCCACCAGTTCGAGGTGGCCATCCAGGCCGCCATCGGCAGCCGGGTCGTGGCCCGCGAGACCATCTCGGCGCTGCGGAAGAACGTCACCGCCAAGTGCTACGGCGGCGACATTTCGCGAAAGCGGAAGCTCCTGGAAAAGCAAAAAGAGGGCAAGAAGCGTATGAAGCAGGTGGGGAACGTCGAGATCTCGCAGGAAGCCTTCCTGTCGGTCCTCGACGATTCCGAGGATTGA